The genomic stretch GTTTGAATTGGAGTGTTCCGATTCCTTGGACCTGGGATAACGGCGATCCAATAGCGATGAATCAAACGATGACGAAACTTTTGGTCCATTCTCAGGGCCTTGTACTCTGCTACACCCGCATGCGCGCAGACAATGCTGAAACCTTCAGACACCGCGCCCCTTTACATATTGCGGACTTGGATGAGACCACCCTGCGATTGAAAAAAGAGACCGAAAGCATCATTGTGCCGAACAAAGGTTTGCCGGTCGGTAATTTCTGGGTGTGGCCGGTCAATCAGCAGGAGACATGTGTTGTTACGGCGGAATGGCCGCGGGATGAAAAACGCGCCTTGCAAAAAATCAACGGCGACATCTGGTTTTGTCGCATCAAATGGCGACAGCCCAATGCGCTCATGACCAGCGACGGACAAGAGGTTGCATCCACGGCCGTTCCTCCGATCACCAAAGGCGGATTGGTGCTAAGCTTTGACGACCGAAATCTGCAAAGCTGGGAAAAACAGATTCCCTTGTTTAAAAAATATAATGCCCGCGTGACGTTTTTCATCGACCATTTTGATGAACTGGACAAAGAGCAGATCGAGATTCTTAAGAACCTTCGGCGGGCCGGTCATGCGATCGGATGTCACGGCTTACGCCACGAAAAAGCGGTGGATTACTATCAGGCTCACGGAATGGATAAATACCTTCAGGACGAAATAACACCCGCCGTCCGAGCGATGAAACGGCATGGCTTCATTCCAACCTGTTTTGCTTATCCCAACAGCAAGAATGACGAAAAAAGCGATGCCGCGCTGCTGGCGGTCTTTCGTCACCTCCGCAGCGGATCCCATTCGCCGAACAAACGTCTGGTTGATCAGGATGATATATTCGTCAAGGTGGAGGATATCGCTGAAACCGGTCTTCTACGCGGGGGTTCATGCCAACCTCACACGATAGCTGACGGTCTCGTAGCCCAGACCATTGCGGCATTGCAGCGGGCAAAGGACAATAATGAAATCGTGATTTTATATGCACATGACATTCGTTCACTCGACAGCAAAGGACCGAAGAATTACATGGCCGTCGAGCCGCTTGAAAAAATCCTCGCCCATGCACATCGGATTGGTCTGCGATTTTACAGTTTCGATGATCTTCCCTAATCCTTGCGGATTTTTGAGGCTGAAAAGGGTTACAGAGATTAATCCAGTCCCCCTCCTCTCCGGGTCGAGCGTGTTCGGTCCGGAAGATTCAATCCGGTTCAGACGAGCAGCATCAAGCGGAAACGAGAAATGATCGAGTTTAAAATCAAGCGGTAAAAATAAATGAGACATTCAAAATTTTTTACTGAACCAAAAGGCACCCATTGCTTTTTGAGCAGAGCGAGCTTTTTTGTTTTACAATAGTCGCCGACGTGAAGCCTGTAAAAGTATACGCCCCTCGCGACTCCTGCAGCGTCCCATCTTGCCGATTTGGATCCTGGTTCTTCGATTGGATCCACAAGGGTGGCAATTTGTTGAGCCGCCGTCAGTGGTTTGGAGTATGGTGCCGTGATTCCCCGCTACGGTTCCGGTGTTGACGTCGGCGAAAAAAACAGCGTTGAGCTGTTGCATGGTTCCGCTCGTCTGCAGGTACCGCACCCAGGTCGAAAGGTGGCGCACCACCGACCAGGAACTCGGACCGGCTTTGTTTTCAGCGCTGACCCTCCAGTAATATTTTATGGAACTGCTTAAATCGCTTACTCGCTTTAATGTTGCGGTGATCGTAGAATCATCGACTATGAGAACGGTGAAATCCGATAGAGTCGAAATCTGCACTCTATACCCGGTGACCGATTCTACGCTTTTCCAGCTACAGTTTGCCGTGACAGGTTGACTTATTGCGTCGTCGCCCGGCGTGGTCAAGGTTGGGGCAGCGGGAGAAGTCCATGTCGTAAAATTCCATATCATCGACCAGGGACCGGCGCCGGCGTCTGCCGAAAAGTTATTCGATGCCAGCGAGGTTTCACCCTGGTTGGTTTTTGGCAGCACTTCCGCATTGAATGTGGTTCCGTTTATTCCTTGTGATCCCCCGATAAGATTGAGTGAAAACGAA from bacterium encodes the following:
- a CDS encoding polysaccharide deacetylase family protein: NRYFTSTDFFQTMQTLDALPPEISSAWNKNIQAEIEGFPQKIYHLWSSPPVYIDRDHVIQAFTHQPQQGKYSVSSALCTIADGTLIVQKMGNSHTIANSARGLYEPHVVRWNDTFFMTCRAEDGLGHLLVSNDGLNWSVPIPWTWDNGDPIAMNQTMTKLLVHSQGLVLCYTRMRADNAETFRHRAPLHIADLDETTLRLKKETESIIVPNKGLPVGNFWVWPVNQQETCVVTAEWPRDEKRALQKINGDIWFCRIKWRQPNALMTSDGQEVASTAVPPITKGGLVLSFDDRNLQSWEKQIPLFKKYNARVTFFIDHFDELDKEQIEILKNLRRAGHAIGCHGLRHEKAVDYYQAHGMDKYLQDEITPAVRAMKRHGFIPTCFAYPNSKNDEKSDAALLAVFRHLRSGSHSPNKRLVDQDDIFVKVEDIAETGLLRGGSCQPHTIADGLVAQTIAALQRAKDNNEIVILYAHDIRSLDSKGPKNYMAVEPLEKILAHAHRIGLRFYSFDDLP